A DNA window from Falco peregrinus isolate bFalPer1 chromosome 8, bFalPer1.pri, whole genome shotgun sequence contains the following coding sequences:
- the AFAP1L1 gene encoding actin filament-associated protein 1-like 1 isoform X2, with the protein MDRLSVLDQLVPELSVLLKLLDHEYLSATTQEKKLAVSTILQKLQPPSGKDVDYMYVNTASLGNGTSFVESLFEEFDCDLRDLQDMQEEDGDTSDGVGLELARSQQAKTVPVDPAPPLPTTPPPEDYYEEALPLGPGKAPEYITSRNSSSPPNSIEDGYYEDADSNYPVTRMNGEQKNSYNDSDAMSSSYESYDEEEEEGKGQQLTHQWPSEEASMNLVKDCRICAFLLRKKRFGQWAKQLTVIRDSKLLCYKSSKDRQPHMEVPLGTCNVIYVPKDGRRKKHELRFSLPGAEALVLAVQSKEQAEEWLKVIKEASSPAAGGMEAPTSPVMPCKMDLDKRLSQEKHTSDSDSVAMGETSSPAARREPSEHGKGKKSGLADLKGSMSRAAGKKITRIISFSKKKPSPEDTQTSSTDEDIPCCGYLSVLVNQCWKERWCRLKGNTLYFHKDCTDLRTHVNAIVLRGCEVVPGLGPKHPFAFRILRKGQEVAALEASCSEDLGRWLGLLLVETGSQTAPEALHYDYVDVEMIANIVTAVRHSYLWASSSQDHRPDSSRVVYDDVPYEKVQAEEEPGRPAGAQVKRHASSCSEKSRRVDPQVKVKRHASNANQYRYGKNRAEEDARRFLTEKEKLEKEKASIRSELVLLRKEKRELREAMKGSTGTKLQDLEQRVVELEEQCRQKEERRVDLELKLTEVKERLKQSLAGGPALGLAVTSKAENGEATNKSNGNPPEHLVPVNCAAELRKRSPSILPANKGNVLRKAKEWEKKQT; encoded by the exons ATGGACCGTCTCAGCG TACTGGACCAGCTCGTGCCAGAGCTCAGTGTCTTGCTCAAGCTGCTGGACCATGAGTACCTGAGTGCCACCACACAGGAGAAGAAGCTCGCCGTTTCCACCAtcctgcagaagctgcagccaCCCTCAG GGAAGGATGTGGACTACATGTATGTCAACACGGCATCCCTGGGCAATGGCACCAGCTTCGTGGAGTCTCTCTTTGAGGAGTTTG ATTGTGACCTGCGGGATCTCCAGGACATGCAGGAAGAGGATGGGGACACCAGTGATGGCGTTGGCTTGGAGCTGGCGAGGAGCCAGCAGGCAAAAACT gttCCTGTGGACCCTGCTCCACCGctgcccaccacccccccgCCTGAGGATTACTACGAGGAAGCCCTGCCCCTTGGCCCTGGCAAGGCCCCTGAGTACATCACCTCCCGCA ACAGCTCCAGCCCTCCCAACTCCATTGAGGATGGCTATTACGAGGATGCAGACAGCAACTACCCTGTGACCAGGATGAACGGGGAGCAAAAAAACTCCT ACAATGACTCCGATGCAATGAGCAGCTCTTATGAGTCGTatgatgaggaggaggaggaggggaagggccAGCAGCTGACACACCAGTGGCCGTCAGAGGAAGCCTCCATGAACCTGGTGAAGGATTGCAGGATTTGTGCTTTCCTGTTGCGCAAGAAGCGCTTCGGACAGTGGGCCAAGCAGCTCACCGTCATACGGGACAGCAAACTGCTG TGCTACAAAAGCTCCAAGGACCGACAGCCACACATGGAGGTGCCTCTGGGCACCTGCAACGTCATCTATGTCCCCAAGGACGGGCGGCGCAAGAAGCACGAGCTGCGATTCTCGCTGCCCGGGGCTGAGGCGCTGGTGCTGGCGGTGCAGAGCAAGGAGCAGGCTGAAGAGTGGCTGAAG GTGATAAAGGAAGCCAGCAGTCCGGCAGCGGGTGGGATGGAAGCCCCTACCTCCCCGGTGATGCCGTGCAAGATGGACCTGGATAAG CGGCTGTCGCAGGAGAAGCACACCTCCGACTCAGACAGCGTGGCGATGGGTGAGACCAGCTCCCCAGCGGCCCGCAGAGAGCCCAGTGAGCACG GGAAAGGCAAAAAGAGTGGCTTGGCTGACCTGAAGGGCTCGATGAGCCgggcagcagggaagaagatCACCAGGATCATCAGCTTCTCCAAGAAGAAGCCTTCCCCTGAGGACACACAGACCTCCTCCACTGATGAAGACATCCCCTGCTGCG GCTACCTCAGCGTCCTGGTTAACCAGTGCTGGAAGGAGCGCTGGTGTCGCCTGAAGGGCAACACCCTCTACTTCCACAAGGACTGCACCGACCTGCGGACCCATGTGAATGCCATTGTCCTCCGGGGCTGCGAGGTGGTCCCAGGGCTGGGCCCCAAACACCCCTTCGCCTTTCGCATCCTTCGCAAagggcaggaggtggctgcGCTGGag gcAAGCTGCTCTGAAGACCTGGGCCGCTGGCTGGGTCTCCTCTTGGTGGAGACAGGCTCGCAGACAGCACCGGAGGCCTTGCACTATGACTATGTGGATGTGGAGATGATTGCCAACATAGTGACAGCCGTGAGGCACTCCTACCT GTGGGCCAGCTCTTCCCAGGATCACCGGCCAGACTCCTCCCGTGTGGTGTACGATGATGTCCCCTATGAGAAAGTTCAG GCCGAGGAGGAGCCAGGGCGGCCAGCAGGAGCCCAGGTGAAGCGCCACGCGTCCTCCTGCAGCGAGAAGTCACGGCGGGTGGACCCGCAGGTGAAAGTGAAGAGGCATGCATCGA ATGCCAACCAGTACAGGTACGGGAAGAACCGGGCTGAGGAGGATGCCAGGCGATTTCTGACAGAGaaggagaagctggagaaggagaaagcatCGATCCGCAGCGAGCTGGTGTTGCTGAGGAAAGAGAAGCGAGAGTTGCGGGAAGCCATGAAGGGCAGCACGG GGACGAAGCTGCAGGACCTGGAGCAGCGGGtggtggagctggaggagcagtgCCGGCAGAAGGAGGAGCGCCGCGTCGACCTGGAGCTCAAGCTGACAGAAGTGAAGGAGCGGCTGAAGCAGTCGCTGGCAGGagggccagccctggggctggctgtgacCAGCAAGGCTGAGAATGGG GAAGCTACAAACAAGTCAAACGGGAACCCCCCTGAGCACCTGGTCCCTGTTAACTGTGCAGCTGAACTGAGGAAGAGAAGTCCCTCCATCCTCCCTGCCAACAAGGGAAACGTGCTGCGGAAGGCCAAG gaatgggaaaagAAGCAGACTTAA
- the AFAP1L1 gene encoding actin filament-associated protein 1-like 1 isoform X1, with the protein MDRLSVLDQLVPELSVLLKLLDHEYLSATTQEKKLAVSTILQKLQPPSGKDVDYMYVNTASLGNGTSFVESLFEEFDCDLRDLQDMQEEDGDTSDGVGLELARSQQAKTVPVDPAPPLPTTPPPEDYYEEALPLGPGKAPEYITSRNSSSPPNSIEDGYYEDADSNYPVTRMNGEQKNSYNDSDAMSSSYESYDEEEEEGKGQQLTHQWPSEEASMNLVKDCRICAFLLRKKRFGQWAKQLTVIRDSKLLCYKSSKDRQPHMEVPLGTCNVIYVPKDGRRKKHELRFSLPGAEALVLAVQSKEQAEEWLKVIKEASSPAAGGMEAPTSPVMPCKMDLDKRLSQEKHTSDSDSVAMGETSSPAARREPSEHGKGKKSGLADLKGSMSRAAGKKITRIISFSKKKPSPEDTQTSSTDEDIPCCGYLSVLVNQCWKERWCRLKGNTLYFHKDCTDLRTHVNAIVLRGCEVVPGLGPKHPFAFRILRKGQEVAALEASCSEDLGRWLGLLLVETGSQTAPEALHYDYVDVEMIANIVTAVRHSYLWASSSQDHRPDSSRVVYDDVPYEKVQAEEEPGRPAGAQVKRHASSCSEKSRRVDPQVKVKRHASNANQYRYGKNRAEEDARRFLTEKEKLEKEKASIRSELVLLRKEKRELREAMKGSTAGTKLQDLEQRVVELEEQCRQKEERRVDLELKLTEVKERLKQSLAGGPALGLAVTSKAENGEATNKSNGNPPEHLVPVNCAAELRKRSPSILPANKGNVLRKAKEWEKKQT; encoded by the exons ATGGACCGTCTCAGCG TACTGGACCAGCTCGTGCCAGAGCTCAGTGTCTTGCTCAAGCTGCTGGACCATGAGTACCTGAGTGCCACCACACAGGAGAAGAAGCTCGCCGTTTCCACCAtcctgcagaagctgcagccaCCCTCAG GGAAGGATGTGGACTACATGTATGTCAACACGGCATCCCTGGGCAATGGCACCAGCTTCGTGGAGTCTCTCTTTGAGGAGTTTG ATTGTGACCTGCGGGATCTCCAGGACATGCAGGAAGAGGATGGGGACACCAGTGATGGCGTTGGCTTGGAGCTGGCGAGGAGCCAGCAGGCAAAAACT gttCCTGTGGACCCTGCTCCACCGctgcccaccacccccccgCCTGAGGATTACTACGAGGAAGCCCTGCCCCTTGGCCCTGGCAAGGCCCCTGAGTACATCACCTCCCGCA ACAGCTCCAGCCCTCCCAACTCCATTGAGGATGGCTATTACGAGGATGCAGACAGCAACTACCCTGTGACCAGGATGAACGGGGAGCAAAAAAACTCCT ACAATGACTCCGATGCAATGAGCAGCTCTTATGAGTCGTatgatgaggaggaggaggaggggaagggccAGCAGCTGACACACCAGTGGCCGTCAGAGGAAGCCTCCATGAACCTGGTGAAGGATTGCAGGATTTGTGCTTTCCTGTTGCGCAAGAAGCGCTTCGGACAGTGGGCCAAGCAGCTCACCGTCATACGGGACAGCAAACTGCTG TGCTACAAAAGCTCCAAGGACCGACAGCCACACATGGAGGTGCCTCTGGGCACCTGCAACGTCATCTATGTCCCCAAGGACGGGCGGCGCAAGAAGCACGAGCTGCGATTCTCGCTGCCCGGGGCTGAGGCGCTGGTGCTGGCGGTGCAGAGCAAGGAGCAGGCTGAAGAGTGGCTGAAG GTGATAAAGGAAGCCAGCAGTCCGGCAGCGGGTGGGATGGAAGCCCCTACCTCCCCGGTGATGCCGTGCAAGATGGACCTGGATAAG CGGCTGTCGCAGGAGAAGCACACCTCCGACTCAGACAGCGTGGCGATGGGTGAGACCAGCTCCCCAGCGGCCCGCAGAGAGCCCAGTGAGCACG GGAAAGGCAAAAAGAGTGGCTTGGCTGACCTGAAGGGCTCGATGAGCCgggcagcagggaagaagatCACCAGGATCATCAGCTTCTCCAAGAAGAAGCCTTCCCCTGAGGACACACAGACCTCCTCCACTGATGAAGACATCCCCTGCTGCG GCTACCTCAGCGTCCTGGTTAACCAGTGCTGGAAGGAGCGCTGGTGTCGCCTGAAGGGCAACACCCTCTACTTCCACAAGGACTGCACCGACCTGCGGACCCATGTGAATGCCATTGTCCTCCGGGGCTGCGAGGTGGTCCCAGGGCTGGGCCCCAAACACCCCTTCGCCTTTCGCATCCTTCGCAAagggcaggaggtggctgcGCTGGag gcAAGCTGCTCTGAAGACCTGGGCCGCTGGCTGGGTCTCCTCTTGGTGGAGACAGGCTCGCAGACAGCACCGGAGGCCTTGCACTATGACTATGTGGATGTGGAGATGATTGCCAACATAGTGACAGCCGTGAGGCACTCCTACCT GTGGGCCAGCTCTTCCCAGGATCACCGGCCAGACTCCTCCCGTGTGGTGTACGATGATGTCCCCTATGAGAAAGTTCAG GCCGAGGAGGAGCCAGGGCGGCCAGCAGGAGCCCAGGTGAAGCGCCACGCGTCCTCCTGCAGCGAGAAGTCACGGCGGGTGGACCCGCAGGTGAAAGTGAAGAGGCATGCATCGA ATGCCAACCAGTACAGGTACGGGAAGAACCGGGCTGAGGAGGATGCCAGGCGATTTCTGACAGAGaaggagaagctggagaaggagaaagcatCGATCCGCAGCGAGCTGGTGTTGCTGAGGAAAGAGAAGCGAGAGTTGCGGGAAGCCATGAAGGGCAGCACGG CAGGGACGAAGCTGCAGGACCTGGAGCAGCGGGtggtggagctggaggagcagtgCCGGCAGAAGGAGGAGCGCCGCGTCGACCTGGAGCTCAAGCTGACAGAAGTGAAGGAGCGGCTGAAGCAGTCGCTGGCAGGagggccagccctggggctggctgtgacCAGCAAGGCTGAGAATGGG GAAGCTACAAACAAGTCAAACGGGAACCCCCCTGAGCACCTGGTCCCTGTTAACTGTGCAGCTGAACTGAGGAAGAGAAGTCCCTCCATCCTCCCTGCCAACAAGGGAAACGTGCTGCGGAAGGCCAAG gaatgggaaaagAAGCAGACTTAA
- the AFAP1L1 gene encoding actin filament-associated protein 1-like 1 isoform X3: MDRLSVLDQLVPELSVLLKLLDHEYLSATTQEKKLAVSTILQKLQPPSGKDVDYMYVNTASLGNGTSFVESLFEEFDCDLRDLQDMQEEDGDTSDGVGLELARSQQAKTVPVDPAPPLPTTPPPEDYYEEALPLGPGKAPEYITSRNSSSPPNSIEDGYYEDADSNYPVTRMNGEQKNSYNDSDAMSSSYESYDEEEEEGKGQQLTHQWPSEEASMNLVKDCRICAFLLRKKRFGQWAKQLTVIRDSKLLCYKSSKDRQPHMEVPLGTCNVIYVPKDGRRKKHELRFSLPGAEALVLAVQSKEQAEEWLKVIKEASSPAAGGMEAPTSPVMPCKMDLDKRLSQEKHTSDSDSVAMGETSSPAARREPRKGKKSGLADLKGSMSRAAGKKITRIISFSKKKPSPEDTQTSSTDEDIPCCGYLSVLVNQCWKERWCRLKGNTLYFHKDCTDLRTHVNAIVLRGCEVVPGLGPKHPFAFRILRKGQEVAALEASCSEDLGRWLGLLLVETGSQTAPEALHYDYVDVEMIANIVTAVRHSYLWASSSQDHRPDSSRVVYDDVPYEKVQAEEEPGRPAGAQVKRHASSCSEKSRRVDPQVKVKRHASNANQYRYGKNRAEEDARRFLTEKEKLEKEKASIRSELVLLRKEKRELREAMKGSTAGTKLQDLEQRVVELEEQCRQKEERRVDLELKLTEVKERLKQSLAGGPALGLAVTSKAENGEATNKSNGNPPEHLVPVNCAAELRKRSPSILPANKGNVLRKAKEWEKKQT, encoded by the exons ATGGACCGTCTCAGCG TACTGGACCAGCTCGTGCCAGAGCTCAGTGTCTTGCTCAAGCTGCTGGACCATGAGTACCTGAGTGCCACCACACAGGAGAAGAAGCTCGCCGTTTCCACCAtcctgcagaagctgcagccaCCCTCAG GGAAGGATGTGGACTACATGTATGTCAACACGGCATCCCTGGGCAATGGCACCAGCTTCGTGGAGTCTCTCTTTGAGGAGTTTG ATTGTGACCTGCGGGATCTCCAGGACATGCAGGAAGAGGATGGGGACACCAGTGATGGCGTTGGCTTGGAGCTGGCGAGGAGCCAGCAGGCAAAAACT gttCCTGTGGACCCTGCTCCACCGctgcccaccacccccccgCCTGAGGATTACTACGAGGAAGCCCTGCCCCTTGGCCCTGGCAAGGCCCCTGAGTACATCACCTCCCGCA ACAGCTCCAGCCCTCCCAACTCCATTGAGGATGGCTATTACGAGGATGCAGACAGCAACTACCCTGTGACCAGGATGAACGGGGAGCAAAAAAACTCCT ACAATGACTCCGATGCAATGAGCAGCTCTTATGAGTCGTatgatgaggaggaggaggaggggaagggccAGCAGCTGACACACCAGTGGCCGTCAGAGGAAGCCTCCATGAACCTGGTGAAGGATTGCAGGATTTGTGCTTTCCTGTTGCGCAAGAAGCGCTTCGGACAGTGGGCCAAGCAGCTCACCGTCATACGGGACAGCAAACTGCTG TGCTACAAAAGCTCCAAGGACCGACAGCCACACATGGAGGTGCCTCTGGGCACCTGCAACGTCATCTATGTCCCCAAGGACGGGCGGCGCAAGAAGCACGAGCTGCGATTCTCGCTGCCCGGGGCTGAGGCGCTGGTGCTGGCGGTGCAGAGCAAGGAGCAGGCTGAAGAGTGGCTGAAG GTGATAAAGGAAGCCAGCAGTCCGGCAGCGGGTGGGATGGAAGCCCCTACCTCCCCGGTGATGCCGTGCAAGATGGACCTGGATAAG CGGCTGTCGCAGGAGAAGCACACCTCCGACTCAGACAGCGTGGCGATGGGTGAGACCAGCTCCCCAGCGGCCCGCAGAGAGCCCA GGAAAGGCAAAAAGAGTGGCTTGGCTGACCTGAAGGGCTCGATGAGCCgggcagcagggaagaagatCACCAGGATCATCAGCTTCTCCAAGAAGAAGCCTTCCCCTGAGGACACACAGACCTCCTCCACTGATGAAGACATCCCCTGCTGCG GCTACCTCAGCGTCCTGGTTAACCAGTGCTGGAAGGAGCGCTGGTGTCGCCTGAAGGGCAACACCCTCTACTTCCACAAGGACTGCACCGACCTGCGGACCCATGTGAATGCCATTGTCCTCCGGGGCTGCGAGGTGGTCCCAGGGCTGGGCCCCAAACACCCCTTCGCCTTTCGCATCCTTCGCAAagggcaggaggtggctgcGCTGGag gcAAGCTGCTCTGAAGACCTGGGCCGCTGGCTGGGTCTCCTCTTGGTGGAGACAGGCTCGCAGACAGCACCGGAGGCCTTGCACTATGACTATGTGGATGTGGAGATGATTGCCAACATAGTGACAGCCGTGAGGCACTCCTACCT GTGGGCCAGCTCTTCCCAGGATCACCGGCCAGACTCCTCCCGTGTGGTGTACGATGATGTCCCCTATGAGAAAGTTCAG GCCGAGGAGGAGCCAGGGCGGCCAGCAGGAGCCCAGGTGAAGCGCCACGCGTCCTCCTGCAGCGAGAAGTCACGGCGGGTGGACCCGCAGGTGAAAGTGAAGAGGCATGCATCGA ATGCCAACCAGTACAGGTACGGGAAGAACCGGGCTGAGGAGGATGCCAGGCGATTTCTGACAGAGaaggagaagctggagaaggagaaagcatCGATCCGCAGCGAGCTGGTGTTGCTGAGGAAAGAGAAGCGAGAGTTGCGGGAAGCCATGAAGGGCAGCACGG CAGGGACGAAGCTGCAGGACCTGGAGCAGCGGGtggtggagctggaggagcagtgCCGGCAGAAGGAGGAGCGCCGCGTCGACCTGGAGCTCAAGCTGACAGAAGTGAAGGAGCGGCTGAAGCAGTCGCTGGCAGGagggccagccctggggctggctgtgacCAGCAAGGCTGAGAATGGG GAAGCTACAAACAAGTCAAACGGGAACCCCCCTGAGCACCTGGTCCCTGTTAACTGTGCAGCTGAACTGAGGAAGAGAAGTCCCTCCATCCTCCCTGCCAACAAGGGAAACGTGCTGCGGAAGGCCAAG gaatgggaaaagAAGCAGACTTAA
- the GRPEL2 gene encoding grpE protein homolog 2, mitochondrial, with the protein MAARSLRRFGTVLPLGGAARRGSLYFRESPCVFSTAAQQRSTGDECGPEDPRDEPRHPLSDCALEHKTIKLEEQVQDLTERYRKALADSEKVRRRTQKFVEDAKLFGIQSFCRDLVEVADILEKTAESAAEEAEPSNPNPTLKKICEGLSLIEAKLQSVFAKHGLQKMNPVGGKYDPYDHEIVCHVPAEGMQPGTIALVTQDGYKLHGRTIRHALVGVAVESQE; encoded by the exons ATGGCCGCCCGCTCCCTGCGGCGCTTCGGGACCGTGCTCCCCctcggcggcgcggcgcggcgcggcag TTTGTATTTCAGGGAGTCCCCCTGTGttttcagcactgcagctcagcagagaaGTACAGGAGACGAGTGTGGCCCAGAAGATCCCCGTGATGAGCCCAGGCATCCCCTTTCTGACTGTGCCTTAGAGCACAAAACCATCAAATTGGAAGAACAAGTCCAGGATTTAACT GAGCGATACCGGAAAGCCTTGGCAGATTCTGAGAAGGTCCGGAGGAGAACACAGAAGTTTGTGGAAGATGCCAAGCTCTTTG GGATCCAGAGTTTCTGCAGGGACCTTGTGGAGGTAGCAGATATCTTGGAGAAGACTGCCGAGAGTGCCGCAGAAGAAGCGGAGCCTAGTAATCCAAATCCAACCCTGAAGAAAATCTGTGAAGGCCTCTCTCTTATAGAGGCCAAATTGCAAAGTGTGTTTGCCAAACATGGCCTTCAGAAGATGAACCCTGTTGGTGGCAAATATGATCCGTATGACCATGAAATAGTCTGCCATGTACCAGCCGAGGGAATGCAGCCAGGCACGATAGCGCTGGTGACTCAGGATGGCTATAAACTCCATGGTCGCACTATCAGGCATGCACTCGTCGGCGTGGCAGTAGAGTCACAGGAGTGA